In the Microscilla marina ATCC 23134 genome, GTACTGCAATTACTGCTTTGCTCTATTGACAATACAGTAGGTTCAATTGTTTGATTTGAAGTGTGTCGAACAAGCCAATTTTTTTTTTGAAGTAGTGCAACCAATCTTTCAAAGGCAGTGTCTTACCTGTAAAGCATTATTTCTTAATGTACTTTTTGAAATCAATAGCAAATAATTGGTGTTTTTTTTTGACTTTACTTATTAAAAAAGCTACCTTGCATTACAAATTACTAGGTGATAAACATTGAAAAGCTTTTTTATTAGTTAAAACACCTGTTCATATAACCCATATTCTTTTATGATTACTCTGAAACAAATCCACAAATACTACTCGGTGGGTAAAAATAAATTGCATGTACTTAAGGGCATCGATGTACACATCAACCAAGGCGAGTTGGTGTCTATTATGGGGTCTTCGGGGTCGGGTAAGTCTACTATGTTGAATATTTTGGGGATTTTGGATGATTATGACGAAGGAGAATATTACCTGAACGAAACACTGATTCAGAACCTATCGGCTAAAAAAGCCGCCTACTACCGCAACCAATTCCTGGGTTTTGTATTCCAATCTTTTAATTTACTTTCTTTTAAAAATGCCATGGAAAATGTGGCTTTGCCGCTGTATTACCAAAAAGTGGGGCGTAAGAAGCGCAACAAGTTGGCGATGGAGTATTTAGAAATGGTAGGTTTGGCAGACCGTGCCGATCACTCGCCCAATGAGTTGTCGGGAGGGCAAAAGCAAAGGGTTGCCTTGGCGCGTGCGCTTATCTCTCAGCCTAAAGTAATACTTGCCGATGAACCTACAGGAGCATTGGACACCCAAACTACCCAAGAGGTAATGGACATATTTAAAGAAGTGCACGGCAAGGGCATTACAGTGGTAATAGTTACCCACGAAAACGAAATAGCCGGACAAACCGAACGTGTGATCCGATTGCGCGATGGGGTGATTGAAAGTGATGGAGCTGAGAATAACTCTATTATAAACGATGTAGAAACAGCAGGGTAGCAACTGGTTTTTAGATGCGTCGATACTCAATGCATTGATAACTAAGAGCTTAGCCCTATAAAAACTGTGGATGAAACACATATAACCAAAAAATAAAGAAATGTTTGATTTAGATAAATGGCAGGAAATATTAGGAACGATGCGCAAAAACAAGTTGCGTACTTTTCTGACTGCTTTCGGGGTTTTTTGGGGTATTTTTATGTTAGTACTTTTGTTGGGTGCAGGCAAGGGCATGCAAAATGGAGTACAACGTGAGTTTGGCAATGAAGCCAAAAACAGCCTGTGGGTATGGCGCGGCAAAACCACTATGCCCCATGATGGCCTCAAGCCAGGTAGAAGCATTATTTTTTCCAATGACGACTATGAAGCTATAGAACGCGAAGTGCCTGGCATTAAACGACTCGCCCGACGCAACCGCTTAAGTGGGGCTTATACGCTTAACCACAAAACCCGCAATGCCTCGTTCCCTTTGTATGGAGCCAACCGGGTATTTTTTGAGATCAACGGAGAAGAATTGGTCAAAGGACGCTTTTTTAACCCTAACGATCTCAACGAAAAAAGAAAAGTAATGATTTTGGGAGAACGCGCCAAAAAAGTGCTTTTTGGTGACTCTACCAATGCCATTGGCAAATATGTAAATGTAAAAGGGGTACACTTTAAAGTGATTGGCACTTATACGTTGGATGGAGGAGGAGGACGACGCGAAGAAAGGTCTTATATCCCTTTTAGCACTTACCAAAGCATTTTTGACACCCGCCCGCGTATTCACTTGATTGGTGCCCTTGCCGAAGACCACGTGTCAGCGGCTTCTATAGAAACAGATATACGTAGGGTATTGGCTGCACGACACCGTTTTTCTGAAGAAGACAAACAGGCAGTAGGTATTAATAATAATGAAGAAGGTTTTCAGCGATTCAACAGTTTGTTTGGTGGCATCGAGGCTTTTGTTTGGTTTGTGGGCATAGGAACCCTCATTGCAGGCATTGTGGGGGTGAGCAATATTATGTTGATTATTGTAAAAGAACGCACCAAAGAGATTGGGGTAAGAAAAGCCATTGGAGCAACTCCCTGGTCTATTATTAGCCTTATACTACAAGAATCGGTAGTAATTACGGCTTTCTCTGGATATTTGGGGCTCTTGTTAGGTTCGGGCTTGCTAGAGCTCATGAATTTGGGAATTCAACAAATAGAAAAATCAGGGGGGCAAGCTCCTTATTTTACCCGTCCAGAGGTAGACTTAAGGGTAGCCATTGCAGCCACTGTCATTTTGGTAATATCAGGCGCGTTTGCCGGGTTGATGCCTGCACTGAAGGCGGCAAGGGTAAAACCAATTGAGGCGTTGCGGGCAGAGTAGACAACTTTAGCTACGCTACTTTGGTGATGGTAAATGGGGTGAAGCGATTTAAAAATGGTTTTATGGTTTTATTGTTTTATGGTTGCGCAAAGCGATTTATTAATTATGAGAAAAGCTATCGACTAAAGTAAAAACTCCCGACTACGGACTATAAACTCCCAAAGCTACGCTACTTTGGTGATGGTAAATGGGGTGAAGCGATTTAAAAATGGTTTTATGGTTTTATTGTTGCGCAAAGCGATTTATTAATTATGAGAAAAGCTATCGACTAAAGTAAAAACTCCCGACTACGGACTATAGACTCCCAAAGCTACGCTACTTTGGTGATGGTAAATGGGGTGAAGCGATTTAAAAATGGTTTTATGGTTCTATTGTTTTATGGTTGCGCAAAGCGATTTATTAATTATGAGAAAAGCTATCGACTAAAGTAAAAACTCCCGACTACGGACTATAGACTCCCAAAGCTACGCTACTTTGGTGATGGTAAATGGGGTGAAGCGATTTAAAAATGGTTTTATGGTTGCGCAAAGCGATTTCTCAATTATGAGAAAAGCTATCGACTAAAGTAAAAACTCCCGACTATGGACTATAGACTCTCAACTATTGACTATATAACTAAAAGAAAATGTTTGATTTAGACAAATGGAATGAAATATATGCCACCATCAAAAAGCACAAGCTCCGCACGGCTTTGACTGCTTTTGGGGTATTTTGGGGTATTTTTATGCTCATTGTACTTTTGGGAGCAGGGCGAGGCTTTCAGAACGGGGTAGAAGGAAGCTTTGATGTGGCAAAAAATGCCGTATTTGTTTGGGGGCGTCGTACCAGCGAACCATTCAAAGGGTTTCAGGCAGGGCGTCGTATTCAGTTTACCAACGACGACGCAGAGGCCATTCGTCATACCATACCTGAGATAGATGTAATTGCTCCCCGCAACCAGTTGAGAGGTGACTTTACGGTAAATTATAAAACAAAAAATGCTTCGTTTGAGGTAAGGGGCGAATACCCTGATTATTTGAAGGTGCGCCCTGCCGAAATGCTCACCGGACGTTTTGTGAATGAAAGAGACATTGAAAAAAAGCGTAAAGTGGCAGTGATAGGCACCAGAGTGCAAGAGTTGCTTTTCGAAGAGGGGGTGAACCCTTTGGGTAAATATATAGACATTAAGGGCATTCCGTTTAAGGTGGTGGGTACCATCAAAGGAAAAGGAGATGCCAACGATATTAAAGAAGCAGCTGAACGGGTAATTATTTCTAATACTGCCTTGCAGCAAGCCTTTAACCAGGTAAATAAGGTAGGCTTTTTTGCTTTTACGCCCAAAAACGGAGTACCCGCAGTAGTCATAGAAAAAAAGATCAAGGCTTTGCTTTCAGAGCGACATTCTATAGCCCCCAAAGATAAAAAAGCATTAGGGTCGGCAAATGTAGAAAAAGAGTATCGCCGGGTGCAGGGGTTGTTTTTTATCATAGGGGCATTTAGCTGGTTTGTAAGTATAGGAACCATCATTGCCGGAGCAGTAGGCGTAAGTAATATTATGTTGGTGATTGTGCGGGAACGCACCAAAGAAATTGGGGTAAGAAAAGCACTGGGTGCCACCCCTTGGTCTATCATTAGTCTTATATTGCAAGAGTCTATCGTAATTACGGCACTTTCGGGGTACTTTGGTCTGTTGGCGGGCACTGCATTGATGGAGTTTATTAACTCTATGGGGGCAGAGGGCGCATTTTTTAAAAATCCGGAAGTAGATATGACCATTGCCATTAGTGCCCTGGTAACCCTGGTAGTGACTGGAACCTTTGCAGGATTTATACCAGCACGCAAGGCGGCAAAAGTAAACCCGGTAGAAGCATTGAGTGATGAATAGTGGTGTATAATCAAAGATTGTTCAACTGTTTGGTAACATATTGCATTTGACCAAATACTGTGAGCAAAGTATAAGCACTTGCTTACTATATTCTAAAGACCATAAATTTACATCTGTTATAATAGAGAAAAAGAATTAAAACCAAGTATTGCCATGAAAAAAGTATTTTTTGGAATCACAGGAGCGATTTTTATAGCTTTATCTGTCTGGTTGGGCGGTTATTTCTATAAGAAATCGAAGAAAGACCCGATTGTTTACAAAACAGAAAAACCATTTACCAAAACCATTATCAAAAAATCGGTAGCTACCGGATCGATAGTGCCACGCCGTGAGGTACAAGTAAAACCACAGGTATCGGGCATTATAGAAGAGCTATATGTAGAAGCAGGGGAGAAGGTGACCAAAGGACAAATGATTGCAAGGGTAAGGGTGGTACAAAACCTGGACGGTAAAAACCGTGATTTGCTGGGGTTAAATAGTGCCCAAAGCAATTTGCAAAATTCCCAAATCAATTATAACAACGCCAAAATAGAGTATGACAGAAACAAACGTTTATACGAGCAAAAGGTGATTTCACAGCAAGAGTTTAACCGCTTTAAGCTGGATTTGAATGTGCGCCAACAAGCCGTAGATGCTGCCAAAGATAACCTAAAGCTCACCCAACAAGGAGCTTTGCAACGGGCGGGTAACATTGCCAACAGTGTGTACTCTACGGTAGACGGTATTTTGCTAGATGTGCCAGTGCGAGTGGGTAGCTCGGTGATTGAGCGAAACAATTTTAACGAAGGTACTACCATTGCGGTGGTGGCCGATATGAACAACTTGGTGTTTGAAGGAAAGATAGATGAGTCGGAAGTGGGCAAAATAAAAGAAGGAATGGACCTTGGCCTGACAATAGGCGCCATCGAAAACAAGGTGTTCAAGGCAAAACTGGAATACATTTCGCCGAAAGGCAAAACCGAAGAGGGAGCGATTAAATTTGACATTCGCGCCAAGCTGTTGCTCAACGAAAAGGATAAATTAAGGGCGGGCTATAGTGCCAATGCCGATATTGTGCTTG is a window encoding:
- a CDS encoding ABC transporter permease, giving the protein MFDLDKWNEIYATIKKHKLRTALTAFGVFWGIFMLIVLLGAGRGFQNGVEGSFDVAKNAVFVWGRRTSEPFKGFQAGRRIQFTNDDAEAIRHTIPEIDVIAPRNQLRGDFTVNYKTKNASFEVRGEYPDYLKVRPAEMLTGRFVNERDIEKKRKVAVIGTRVQELLFEEGVNPLGKYIDIKGIPFKVVGTIKGKGDANDIKEAAERVIISNTALQQAFNQVNKVGFFAFTPKNGVPAVVIEKKIKALLSERHSIAPKDKKALGSANVEKEYRRVQGLFFIIGAFSWFVSIGTIIAGAVGVSNIMLVIVRERTKEIGVRKALGATPWSIISLILQESIVITALSGYFGLLAGTALMEFINSMGAEGAFFKNPEVDMTIAISALVTLVVTGTFAGFIPARKAAKVNPVEALSDE
- a CDS encoding ABC transporter permease encodes the protein MFDLDKWQEILGTMRKNKLRTFLTAFGVFWGIFMLVLLLGAGKGMQNGVQREFGNEAKNSLWVWRGKTTMPHDGLKPGRSIIFSNDDYEAIEREVPGIKRLARRNRLSGAYTLNHKTRNASFPLYGANRVFFEINGEELVKGRFFNPNDLNEKRKVMILGERAKKVLFGDSTNAIGKYVNVKGVHFKVIGTYTLDGGGGRREERSYIPFSTYQSIFDTRPRIHLIGALAEDHVSAASIETDIRRVLAARHRFSEEDKQAVGINNNEEGFQRFNSLFGGIEAFVWFVGIGTLIAGIVGVSNIMLIIVKERTKEIGVRKAIGATPWSIISLILQESVVITAFSGYLGLLLGSGLLELMNLGIQQIEKSGGQAPYFTRPEVDLRVAIAATVILVISGAFAGLMPALKAARVKPIEALRAE
- a CDS encoding efflux RND transporter periplasmic adaptor subunit; amino-acid sequence: MKKVFFGITGAIFIALSVWLGGYFYKKSKKDPIVYKTEKPFTKTIIKKSVATGSIVPRREVQVKPQVSGIIEELYVEAGEKVTKGQMIARVRVVQNLDGKNRDLLGLNSAQSNLQNSQINYNNAKIEYDRNKRLYEQKVISQQEFNRFKLDLNVRQQAVDAAKDNLKLTQQGALQRAGNIANSVYSTVDGILLDVPVRVGSSVIERNNFNEGTTIAVVADMNNLVFEGKIDESEVGKIKEGMDLGLTIGAIENKVFKAKLEYISPKGKTEEGAIKFDIRAKLLLNEKDKLRAGYSANADIVLAKKVNVLAIKEKLLQFEKSKTKGGKDKPYVEVEVSKQKFKRVDLKTGISDGINIEVVKGVKKTDKIKVPPQKKPKK
- a CDS encoding ABC transporter ATP-binding protein, which produces MITLKQIHKYYSVGKNKLHVLKGIDVHINQGELVSIMGSSGSGKSTMLNILGILDDYDEGEYYLNETLIQNLSAKKAAYYRNQFLGFVFQSFNLLSFKNAMENVALPLYYQKVGRKKRNKLAMEYLEMVGLADRADHSPNELSGGQKQRVALARALISQPKVILADEPTGALDTQTTQEVMDIFKEVHGKGITVVIVTHENEIAGQTERVIRLRDGVIESDGAENNSIINDVETAG